The Devosia sp. SD17-2 genome includes a region encoding these proteins:
- a CDS encoding invasion associated locus B family protein: protein MMISSKPFLALALVIAVTVPAQAQSARVLGDFRDWSSYAADDGASTVCFAMTKPKSTEPTPAGAGQAYLYVTNRPGEDVVNEFNVVAGYTFQTGSRASVNIGGQGFTLFTQGDAAWLDDSAQAANLAAAIRAGSSMSVTGTDANGTTIVQNYSLSGATAAQQAIGAEC, encoded by the coding sequence ATGATGATTTCGTCCAAGCCTTTCCTCGCCCTCGCCCTGGTGATTGCCGTGACCGTTCCGGCCCAGGCGCAGTCGGCGCGGGTGCTCGGCGATTTCCGCGACTGGTCGAGCTATGCCGCTGACGATGGCGCCAGCACGGTCTGCTTTGCCATGACCAAGCCGAAGTCCACCGAGCCGACACCGGCCGGTGCCGGCCAGGCCTATCTCTACGTCACCAATCGCCCGGGCGAAGACGTGGTCAATGAGTTCAACGTGGTCGCTGGCTATACTTTCCAGACCGGCTCGCGCGCCAGCGTCAACATCGGCGGACAGGGTTTTACCCTGTTCACGCAAGGCGATGCCGCCTGGCTCGATGACAGCGCCCAGGCCGCAAACCTCGCCGCCGCCATCCGTGCCGGCTCCTCAATGAGCGTCACCGGCACCGATGCCAATGGCACGACCATCGTGCAGAACTATTCGCTTTCCGGCGCCACCGCAGCACAGCAGGCCATCGGCGCCGAGTGCTGA
- a CDS encoding DUF1223 domain-containing protein codes for MFSRPSFGLIFGLVASLSLTSASHAETLRTGARAVVELFTSQGCVSCPPADALLTSLAERDDVVALAYHVDYWDYIGWEDTFGHEAFSDRQRAYAKSWGSSRIYTPQMVVNGAKAVVGSRRGEVHDAVAEAALPLSVALERDGDMLKVSVPADAELPNAVVWLVTYIDRAEISIDRGDNAGKSMVYTQVVTGRQILGMWEARSGAEMKLPLAEMLGAGNTGLAVVVQQESKGLPGAILAASAYEP; via the coding sequence ATGTTTTCCAGACCGTCGTTTGGCCTTATTTTCGGCCTTGTCGCCAGCCTTTCCCTGACCTCTGCCAGCCATGCGGAAACCCTCCGCACCGGGGCCAGGGCCGTCGTCGAGCTGTTTACCAGCCAGGGTTGTGTGTCCTGTCCGCCCGCCGATGCGCTGCTGACCAGCCTCGCCGAGCGCGACGACGTGGTGGCGCTGGCCTATCACGTCGACTACTGGGACTATATCGGCTGGGAAGACACTTTTGGGCACGAAGCCTTCTCGGACCGGCAGCGGGCCTATGCCAAGAGCTGGGGGTCCTCGCGCATCTATACCCCGCAGATGGTCGTCAATGGCGCCAAGGCAGTGGTCGGGTCGCGCCGTGGTGAAGTCCACGATGCTGTCGCGGAAGCCGCACTGCCCCTGTCCGTCGCCCTCGAGCGCGATGGCGACATGCTCAAGGTTTCCGTGCCGGCCGACGCCGAGCTGCCCAACGCTGTCGTCTGGCTCGTGACCTATATCGACCGGGCAGAGATCAGCATCGATCGCGGCGACAATGCCGGAAAATCCATGGTCTATACGCAGGTGGTGACCGGCCGGCAGATCCTGGGGATGTGGGAGGCGCGCAGCGGCGCCGAAATGAAGCTTCCGCTTGCCGAGATGCTGGGCGCCGGCAACACCGGGCTCGCGGTCGTGGTGCAGCAGGAAAGCAAGGGCCTCCCCGGCGCCATCCTCGCCGCCTCGGCCTACGAGCCATAA
- the rlmN gene encoding 23S rRNA (adenine(2503)-C(2))-methyltransferase RlmN — MSIALNLDHSTAIRPAVASRPSLIGLSKQQLAETLTSHDVVSEKEGRMRANQLWNWLYVNGVTDFDRMTNVAKPVRQKLADTFVLDRPEIVSEQVSSDGTRKWLFRFRDPQNPNMPAVEVETVYIPESDRGTLCVSSQVGCTLTCSFCHTGTQKLVRNLTAGEVLGQILMARERLGDFPGGSRPDDGGLVPGGESRAITNIVMMGMGEPLYNFENVKQALLIASAGDGMSISKRRITLSTSGVVPYIERTGSEIDVMLAISLHAVRDDLRDVLVPINKKWPIKDLLDACRNYPGLSNARRITFEYVMLDGINDSDAEAKELVRLLAGIPAKINLIPFNPWPGSNYGTSPSSRIERFADIVNRAGYASPVRTPRGRDIFAACGQLKSESERLTKKDRDALLTL; from the coding sequence ATGAGCATTGCGCTGAACCTCGACCATTCGACCGCTATCCGGCCAGCCGTGGCCAGCCGGCCGTCCCTGATCGGCCTCTCCAAGCAGCAGCTCGCGGAGACCTTGACCAGCCATGACGTGGTTTCCGAGAAGGAAGGCCGCATGCGCGCCAACCAGCTCTGGAACTGGCTCTATGTGAACGGTGTCACCGATTTTGACCGCATGACCAATGTGGCCAAGCCGGTGCGCCAGAAGCTGGCCGACACTTTTGTGCTCGACCGCCCGGAAATCGTCTCCGAACAGGTATCCTCCGACGGCACCCGCAAATGGCTGTTCCGCTTCCGCGATCCGCAGAACCCGAACATGCCGGCCGTCGAGGTGGAAACCGTCTATATCCCCGAAAGCGATCGCGGCACGCTTTGCGTGTCCTCGCAGGTGGGCTGCACGCTGACCTGCTCGTTCTGCCACACCGGCACGCAAAAGCTCGTCCGCAACCTCACCGCCGGTGAAGTGCTGGGGCAGATCCTGATGGCGCGCGAGCGCCTGGGCGATTTCCCCGGTGGTTCACGTCCCGATGACGGCGGCCTTGTGCCCGGCGGCGAAAGCCGCGCCATCACCAATATCGTGATGATGGGCATGGGCGAGCCGCTCTACAATTTCGAGAACGTCAAGCAGGCGCTGCTTATCGCTTCGGCCGGCGACGGCATGTCGATCTCCAAGCGCCGCATCACGCTCTCGACCTCGGGCGTCGTGCCTTACATCGAGCGCACCGGCAGCGAAATCGACGTCATGCTCGCCATCTCGCTGCACGCGGTGCGCGACGATCTGCGCGACGTGCTGGTTCCGATCAACAAGAAGTGGCCGATCAAGGATCTGCTGGACGCGTGCCGCAATTATCCGGGCCTCTCCAATGCGCGCCGCATCACCTTTGAATATGTGATGCTTGACGGCATCAATGACAGCGACGCCGAAGCCAAGGAACTGGTGCGGCTGCTCGCGGGCATTCCGGCCAAGATCAACCTCATCCCGTTCAATCCCTGGCCTGGCTCGAACTACGGCACCTCGCCCTCGAGCCGCATCGAGCGCTTTGCCGATATCGTCAATCGCGCCGGCTATGCATCGCCCGTCCGCACCCCGCGCGGCCGCGATATCTTTGCCGCCTGCGGCCAGCTCAAGAGCGAGAGCGAACGGCTGACCAAGAAGGACCGCGATGCGCTGCTGACGCTGTAA
- a CDS encoding DUF2794 domain-containing protein yields MSLVHVGEAPSQPSRPPQPIVAFDRRELMQILSVYGRKVSRGEWRDYAMDFLKDRAMFSIYARVSERPLYVVEKNPKLRNRQGQFMVTNQEGRILKRGHDLGQVLRVLDPDLVVVG; encoded by the coding sequence CTGTCCCTGGTGCATGTGGGCGAAGCGCCCAGCCAGCCGTCCCGCCCGCCGCAACCGATTGTTGCCTTCGACCGGCGAGAGCTGATGCAGATCCTTTCGGTCTATGGCCGCAAGGTCAGTCGGGGAGAATGGCGCGATTACGCCATGGATTTCCTCAAGGACCGGGCGATGTTCTCGATTTATGCCCGCGTCTCCGAACGCCCGCTCTATGTGGTCGAGAAAAACCCAAAGCTGCGCAATCGGCAGGGGCAATTCATGGTGACCAACCAGGAGGGCCGCATTCTCAAGCGCGGCCACGACCTCGGCCAGGTGCTGCGCGTGCTCGATCCCGACCTTGTGGTGGTTGGGTGA
- a CDS encoding GNAT family N-acetyltransferase translates to MSDVLTASITELCAADHGNDPGAIAAWTANKTPHGVGAMLASPDTQAYVAERQGGIVGVGAISRTGMVTLNYVSPEARYTGVSKALLSRLESELLTLGHREGRLEATATAIEFYRRAGWIGDGPQAEGRRVNGFPMRKLFTAEVRP, encoded by the coding sequence ATGAGCGACGTCCTGACGGCCTCCATCACCGAACTCTGCGCCGCCGACCACGGCAACGACCCTGGCGCCATTGCAGCCTGGACCGCGAACAAGACCCCGCACGGCGTCGGCGCCATGCTCGCCAGCCCTGACACTCAGGCCTATGTCGCCGAGCGGCAGGGCGGGATTGTCGGTGTCGGTGCGATCAGCCGCACGGGCATGGTCACGCTCAACTATGTGTCGCCGGAAGCCCGCTATACCGGCGTGAGCAAGGCACTGCTCTCCCGCCTCGAGAGCGAACTTCTGACGCTTGGACACAGGGAAGGTCGGCTCGAAGCGACGGCCACCGCAATTGAGTTTTATCGGCGCGCGGGCTGGATTGGGGATGGCCCCCAGGCAGAAGGCCGGCGGGTCAACGGGTTCCCGATGCGGAAATTATTCACGGCAGAAGTTCGGCCTTGA
- a CDS encoding TetR family transcriptional regulator, with protein sequence MSAVERLWQTRSFDAITIAEIAAAAGIAKGSVLAHFSEKLAILAQFLGRALDEATTALEQEPDFARDAGSLSNSVLPLLAYLLRDKALLRLLTTDGDDGQCHDILDPALLRLREALTKGFDAMQILDPDLCADVFIALVVQVVVSGHVVEAEQARIELARLAAILYR encoded by the coding sequence TTGTCAGCGGTCGAGCGGCTTTGGCAGACCCGCAGTTTCGACGCGATCACAATTGCCGAAATCGCGGCCGCAGCCGGCATAGCCAAGGGCTCGGTCCTCGCCCATTTTTCGGAAAAACTCGCGATCCTCGCCCAGTTCCTCGGCCGCGCACTCGATGAAGCGACAACCGCGCTGGAGCAGGAACCGGACTTTGCACGCGACGCCGGGAGCCTATCCAATTCGGTTCTGCCGCTGTTGGCCTATCTCCTGCGCGACAAGGCGCTTCTGCGCCTCCTCACCACCGATGGCGACGACGGACAATGTCATGACATTCTCGATCCGGCGCTCCTGCGCCTGCGCGAAGCGCTCACCAAGGGGTTCGACGCCATGCAGATCCTCGATCCCGATCTTTGTGCGGACGTCTTCATCGCCCTTGTGGTTCAGGTGGTGGTTTCGGGCCATGTGGTCGAGGCAGAACAGGCGCGGATCGAACTGGCCCGACTGGCGGCGATCCTCTATCGATAA
- a CDS encoding NAD(P)H-dependent oxidoreductase, translated as MPNCLVLNGHPLSPSFSGAAADRYAKTLETKGITVRRLELADMNVPEMTTRKPGGSEMAGDVLAFWEAMVWANHVVIVHPLWWGSMPAKLKALFDIGLQSGKAYRYQDGRPLPLGLLAGRSARLIVTSDTPNWFMASFYGNAHFRTVTNQILKFVGLKPVQITHLSVMRGSTPAQRDKLLARTAADAAADAARMRARPRVPLAS; from the coding sequence ATGCCAAATTGCCTTGTCCTCAACGGACACCCCCTGTCCCCGAGCTTCAGCGGAGCTGCCGCCGATCGCTACGCCAAAACGCTGGAAACAAAGGGGATCACCGTCCGACGGCTCGAACTCGCCGACATGAATGTGCCCGAGATGACGACCCGCAAACCCGGTGGGAGCGAGATGGCAGGCGACGTGCTCGCTTTCTGGGAGGCGATGGTCTGGGCCAATCATGTCGTCATCGTTCACCCCCTCTGGTGGGGCAGCATGCCGGCAAAGCTCAAGGCGCTGTTTGACATCGGCCTGCAATCGGGCAAGGCCTATCGCTATCAGGACGGTCGGCCCTTGCCGCTGGGTCTGCTTGCCGGGCGGTCGGCACGGCTGATCGTGACCTCGGACACGCCGAACTGGTTCATGGCCAGCTTCTATGGCAATGCCCATTTTCGCACGGTGACGAACCAGATCCTCAAGTTTGTCGGGCTCAAGCCGGTGCAGATCACGCATCTGTCCGTTATGCGCGGCTCGACACCGGCTCAACGCGACAAACTCCTGGCCAGGACTGCGGCCGACGCTGCCGCTGACGCCGCGAGAATGCGCGCAAGGCCGCGTGTACCGCTGGCATCGTAA
- a CDS encoding invasion associated locus B family protein, whose translation MMNKTGGLAIGIAMAAAISFAPAVQAQQATELGTFNAWTAWQATDASGVMCYISAQPQKSEPAGANRDPIHFMIIHRKGLGTKNEVQTLIGYPFNSSAANASAAIDGKSYPMVTEGSAGWLASTGDESGFVAAFKAGSQMLVRGTSQRGTNTIDTYSLSGATAAMNAIDAACK comes from the coding sequence ATGATGAACAAGACCGGTGGCCTCGCAATCGGGATCGCGATGGCAGCGGCCATCAGCTTTGCACCTGCCGTACAGGCACAGCAGGCAACCGAACTGGGAACGTTCAATGCATGGACGGCCTGGCAGGCCACGGATGCCAGCGGCGTCATGTGCTACATCTCGGCGCAGCCGCAGAAGTCCGAACCCGCAGGCGCCAATCGCGATCCGATCCACTTCATGATCATCCACCGCAAGGGCCTGGGGACCAAAAACGAAGTGCAGACGCTGATCGGTTATCCGTTCAACTCCAGCGCTGCCAACGCCAGCGCCGCCATTGACGGCAAGTCCTACCCGATGGTCACCGAAGGCTCCGCCGGCTGGCTGGCCTCGACCGGCGACGAGTCCGGGTTCGTCGCTGCCTTCAAGGCCGGCAGCCAGATGCTTGTCCGCGGCACCAGCCAGCGCGGCACAAACACGATCGATACCTATTCGCTCTCCGGCGCCACCGCCGCGATGAACGCCATCGACGCCGCCTGCAAGTAA
- a CDS encoding Bax inhibitor-1/YccA family protein, with translation MAEYDRQTLNARAGSAVAIDEGLRSYMLRVYNYMGLGLVVTGLVAYFTSQWAMSSPANAELLYASPLAWVLMLSPLAFVLVLSFGINKLSVPAAQAVFWAFAAVMGVSLSSIFLVYTGASIAKVFFITAATFGAMSLYGYTTKRDLTGMGNFLMMGLIGIIIASIVNIFMQSSMMDFIISVVGVLIFTGLTAYDTQKIKESYSASYGADVMAKNAIMGALSLYMDFINLFMMLLRLFGNRE, from the coding sequence ATGGCTGAATATGACCGTCAGACCCTCAATGCGCGGGCCGGCTCGGCCGTAGCCATCGACGAGGGCCTGCGCAGCTACATGCTGCGAGTCTACAATTACATGGGCCTGGGCCTCGTGGTTACCGGGCTCGTCGCCTACTTCACCAGCCAGTGGGCCATGTCCAGCCCGGCCAATGCCGAGCTGCTCTATGCCAGCCCGCTGGCCTGGGTTCTCATGCTGTCGCCGCTGGCCTTCGTGCTGGTGCTGAGCTTCGGCATCAACAAGCTGTCCGTCCCGGCGGCGCAGGCGGTCTTCTGGGCGTTCGCGGCCGTCATGGGCGTGTCGCTCTCGTCGATCTTCCTCGTCTATACCGGCGCCTCTATCGCCAAGGTGTTCTTCATCACCGCCGCCACCTTCGGCGCGATGAGCCTTTACGGCTACACCACCAAGCGCGACCTGACCGGCATGGGTAACTTCCTGATGATGGGCCTGATCGGCATCATCATTGCCTCGATCGTGAACATCTTCATGCAGTCCAGCATGATGGATTTCATCATCTCGGTGGTTGGCGTCCTGATCTTTACCGGTCTGACCGCCTATGACACCCAGAAGATCAAGGAAAGCTACTCGGCCTCCTATGGCGCCGACGTCATGGCCAAGAACGCCATCATGGGCGCGCTGAGCCTCTACATGGACTTCATCAACCTGTTCATGATGCTCCTGCGCCTCTTCGGCAACCGCGAGTAG
- a CDS encoding GrpB family protein encodes MLGLAHDRNIMVPYDPGWADAFAVECERLNRALGGLAVAIEHYGSTAVPGLSAKPILDILVGVRRLEDWQRCHGPLLALGYDYAAHAGVEGHHIFGRGRDLSERTHLVHVVVHGGESWTSNLAFRDALRADEDRRQRYSAVKTAAMAQAPESRADYNRLKAGAIAAFKAELLP; translated from the coding sequence GTGCTCGGGCTGGCCCACGATCGCAATATTATGGTGCCATATGACCCCGGCTGGGCCGATGCCTTCGCGGTGGAGTGCGAACGCCTCAACCGCGCGCTGGGAGGTCTTGCCGTTGCGATAGAGCATTATGGCTCGACCGCCGTGCCGGGGCTCAGCGCCAAGCCTATCCTCGACATTCTCGTGGGTGTGCGCCGGCTGGAGGACTGGCAGCGCTGCCATGGTCCGCTCCTTGCCCTCGGATACGACTATGCGGCGCATGCGGGCGTAGAAGGCCACCATATCTTCGGACGGGGCCGCGATCTCTCTGAGCGCACCCATCTCGTCCATGTGGTTGTCCATGGCGGCGAGAGCTGGACGTCCAATCTGGCGTTTCGCGATGCCCTGCGTGCTGATGAAGATCGGCGTCAGCGCTATAGCGCTGTCAAAACCGCCGCCATGGCCCAGGCGCCGGAAAGCCGCGCCGACTACAACCGCCTCAAGGCTGGGGCGATCGCCGCGTTCAAGGCCGAACTTCTGCCGTGA
- a CDS encoding GNAT family N-acetyltransferase — translation MSDTVLRPFAWSDIPAITRIYRHYVDHTAITFDTEAPDETAIAEKYAALARLGHPLIIAERAGQVVGYAYASFYRPRAAYRFTCEDSIYLDPNETGKGLGRVMLTELLAQSKAFGFKQMLAVITADTANSIAIHEKFGFERVGYYKAVGYKFDRWHDIVHLQMAL, via the coding sequence ATGTCCGACACCGTCCTGCGTCCCTTCGCCTGGTCAGATATTCCCGCCATCACGCGCATCTACCGGCACTATGTCGATCACACCGCCATCACCTTCGACACCGAGGCGCCGGACGAAACCGCCATCGCCGAAAAATATGCAGCGCTGGCACGGCTGGGCCACCCGTTGATCATCGCCGAGCGCGCCGGGCAGGTGGTTGGCTATGCCTATGCGAGCTTTTATCGCCCCCGCGCCGCCTATCGCTTCACCTGCGAGGACTCGATCTATCTCGACCCCAACGAGACCGGGAAGGGTCTGGGCCGCGTCATGCTCACAGAGCTGCTCGCCCAGTCGAAGGCCTTTGGCTTCAAGCAGATGTTGGCAGTGATCACTGCGGACACCGCCAATTCGATCGCCATCCACGAAAAATTCGGCTTCGAGCGCGTCGGCTACTACAAGGCCGTTGGCTACAAGTTCGACCGTTGGCACGATATCGTTCACCTGCAGATGGCGCTCTGA
- the thpR gene encoding RNA 2',3'-cyclic phosphodiesterase, which produces MPRLFTGLEIPPDTGFALSLKRGGLTGARWVDPENYHVTLRFIGDVDRNQADDVADNLDLLSNTLRFSVRLTHLGIFGGDRPRALYAGIEPNEALARLQSAHERMVQRAGLPPEGRKFVPHVTLAHLRGTSAAEVARFIADAGRFEPITFAVSRFALFSSKDGVGGGPYVVEHAYPLAA; this is translated from the coding sequence ATGCCCCGGCTCTTCACAGGCCTCGAGATTCCACCCGACACCGGTTTTGCGCTGTCGCTCAAGCGCGGCGGGTTGACCGGGGCGCGATGGGTCGATCCCGAAAATTACCACGTCACCCTGCGCTTTATCGGTGATGTCGACCGCAACCAGGCCGATGACGTGGCGGACAATCTCGATCTCCTGTCGAACACCCTGCGCTTTTCGGTGCGGCTGACGCATCTCGGAATTTTTGGCGGCGACCGCCCCCGGGCGCTTTACGCAGGCATCGAGCCCAATGAGGCCCTCGCCCGGCTGCAATCGGCGCATGAACGCATGGTGCAGCGGGCAGGCCTGCCGCCTGAGGGGCGCAAGTTCGTGCCGCATGTCACCCTTGCCCATCTGAGGGGGACAAGCGCTGCGGAGGTCGCCCGCTTCATTGCCGACGCCGGGCGCTTCGAGCCGATCACATTTGCGGTATCGCGCTTCGCGCTCTTTTCCAGCAAGGACGGTGTGGGCGGGGGCCCCTATGTCGTCGAGCATGCCTATCCACTGGCAGCATGA